Proteins encoded together in one Bacteroides ovatus window:
- a CDS encoding GNAT family N-acetyltransferase, giving the protein MEEIIKPVSKELLKAELTEDKRLRMTNKSNNQIYIITHQNAPNVMREIGRLREIAFRAAGGGTGLSMDIDEYDTMEHPYKQLIVWNPEAEEILGGYRYLLGTDVRFDEKGAPILATSHMFHFSDAFIREYLPQTIELGRSFVTLEYQSTRAGSKGLFALDNLWDGLGALTVVMPNVKYFFGKVTMYPSYHRRGRDMILHFLKKHFYDKEKLVTPIEPLQLETSEEELNALFCKSTFKEDYKILNCEIRKLGYNIPPLVNAYMSLSPTMRMFGTAVNYEFGDVEETGILIAVDEILEDKRIRHIQTFIESHPDALRLSSCEGEEVFTPKVVTPQADCSR; this is encoded by the coding sequence ATGGAAGAGATTATTAAACCGGTAAGCAAAGAACTGCTGAAGGCAGAATTGACGGAAGACAAACGCTTACGAATGACGAATAAGAGTAATAATCAGATTTATATTATTACTCATCAGAATGCTCCTAATGTAATGAGAGAGATTGGTCGTTTGCGTGAAATAGCTTTCCGTGCTGCTGGTGGAGGTACAGGCCTGTCAATGGATATTGATGAATACGACACGATGGAACACCCCTACAAGCAGTTGATCGTATGGAATCCGGAAGCGGAAGAAATTCTGGGTGGTTACCGGTATCTGCTTGGTACGGACGTGCGTTTTGATGAAAAAGGCGCGCCAATTCTGGCTACTTCCCACATGTTTCATTTTTCTGATGCTTTTATTAGAGAATACCTGCCGCAGACAATTGAACTGGGGCGTTCGTTTGTTACGCTTGAATATCAGTCTACCCGTGCCGGAAGCAAAGGATTGTTCGCTTTGGATAATCTGTGGGACGGGTTGGGAGCGTTGACCGTGGTTATGCCGAATGTGAAGTATTTCTTTGGCAAGGTGACCATGTATCCTAGCTACCATCGTCGTGGCCGTGATATGATTCTTCATTTCCTCAAGAAACATTTTTATGATAAAGAGAAACTTGTTACTCCGATTGAGCCTCTGCAACTTGAGACTTCCGAAGAAGAGTTGAACGCATTGTTCTGCAAGAGTACTTTTAAAGAGGACTATAAGATATTGAATTGTGAAATCCGTAAATTGGGCTATAATATTCCTCCGTTGGTAAATGCGTATATGAGCTTAAGCCCTACGATGCGTATGTTCGGAACAGCTGTCAATTACGAGTTCGGTGATGTGGAAGAAACCGGTATCCTGATTGCTGTAGACGAAATTCTTGAAGATAAACGAATTCGACACATCCAGACGTTTATTGAAAGCCATCCGGATGCGTTGAGATTGTCTTCTTGTGAAGGGGAAGAGGTTTTTACTCCTAAAGTGGTTACACCGCAGGCAGACTGTTCCCGTTAA